In Necator americanus strain Aroian chromosome IV, whole genome shotgun sequence, the following proteins share a genomic window:
- a CDS encoding hypothetical protein (NECATOR_CHRIV.G16869.T2) codes for MKVLAWYITIFLICGCSARNVAQDRSKPGKNKIIPRSITKTAHSNGSITYNLLAITDMDEEGREAKDKYNWRAVTRKGTLTISKDKKTVTVEWLKGSDQNVTSGLNYKGRAMELSDLSEYNGHLLSPDDKTGMLYEIEDGKAIPWVFLNSGPGNTTKGMKAEWLTVKDGLLYVGGHGTEYRNKTGAVVSEDSMWIKTITKTGEVKSENWKDIYTNMRNKAGYREPGYLTHEAVQWSEIRKKWYFLPRKASTTIYNEKQDETKGAHILIEADPKLTEFKVIYVKNPKGSRKDHPERGFSAFDFIPNTDDKLIVAIKSKEVTDSSPESYITVFNVDGQTLLNRQTSSVPELAHIDRPTSAVIEELPSESEVLVCIQKMENGKSNGDDGTGAEQLKYLPSSGFDRLVQRVLRSLSDSSWKKPPGRKRMFWTDVVKEDLRTLGVNIQFRRDVRFRRIWSSDEWIDSLQALAEGREGWAELCSKTAPHSEDAGHRVRL; via the exons ATGAAGGTCCTAGCCTGGTATATCACG ATCTTCCTGATCTGCGGATGCTCTGCGCGAAACG TGGCACAAGATCGTAGCAAACCTGGTAAAAACAAG ATCATTCCTAGATCTATCACAAAGACAGCACACAGCAATGGTTCAATTACTTACAACCTGCTTGCAATCACTGACATggatgaagaaggaagagaggCAAAGGATAAATATAATTGGCGCGCTGTAACTAGGAAGGGAACACTTACTATAagtaaagacaaaaaaacGGTGACCGTGGAATGGTTGAAGGGTTCTGATCAGAATGTCACTTC GGGACTGAATTACAAAGGAAGGGCAATGGAGTTGTCAGATCTCTCAGAATACAACGGACACCTCCTCTCACCTGATGATAAGACCGGAATGTTGTACGAAATTGAAGATGGGAAG GCAATTCCATGGGTTTTCCTTAACTCTGGACCAGGAAACACAACTAAAGGAATGAAGGCAGAGTGGTTAACTGTAAAGGATGGTTTGCTGTATGTAGGAGGTCACGGTACT GAATACAGAAACAAGACCGGAGCTGTAGTGAGCGAAGATTCAATGTGGATTAAGACCATCACAAAAACCGGAGAG GTAAAAAGCGAGAACTGGAAGGATATTTATACGAACATGCGCAATAAAGCTGGGTACCGTGAACCCGGTTACTTGACGCATGAGGCAGTGCAATGGTCAGAGATTCGAAAGAAGTGGTATTTCCTACCTAGAAAAGCCTCAACAACAATCTACAATGAGAAACAAGACGAGACGAA GGGTGCTCACATACTAATCGAAGCTGATCCCAAACTAACCGAGTTCAAGGTGATTTACGTTAAAAATCCCAAAGGTAGTCGCAAGGATCATCCAGAAAGAGGCTTCTCTGCCTTCGACTTCATTCCAAATACTGATGATAAACTGATTGTTGCAATTAAATCAAAGGAAGTGACGGATAGTTCTCCTGAGAGCTACATTACCGTGTTCAACGTCGATGGTCAG accttgctgaaccggcaaacGTCGTCAGTTCCTGAACTTGCGCACATTGATAGACCGACATCTGCGGTTATCgaggaactaccgtccgagtcggaggttctggtctgtatccaaaagatggaaaatggaaaatctaaCGGAGACGACGGGACTGGTGCTGAACAgttgaaatatcttccttcgTCCGGGTTtg atcgccttgttcaacgtgtTCTGAGGAGCTTGTCGGATTCGAGCTGGAAAAAGCctcctggccgaaaacggatgTTCTGGACTGatgtggtgaaagaggacctgaggacactcggcgtgaatatacagttcaggcgagacgtaaggtttcgcagaatatggagtagcgacgaatggattgattctctgcaagctctcgcagaaggtcgagaaggttgggcagagctgtgttcaaagaCGGCACCCCACAGTGAAGATGCTGGTCATCGGGTCAGGCTATGA
- a CDS encoding hypothetical protein (NECATOR_CHRIV.G16869.T1), with protein MKVLAWYITIFLICGCSARNVAQDRSKPGKNKIIPRSITKTAHSNGSITYNLLAITDMDEEGREAKDKYNWRAVTRKGTLTISKDKKTVTVEWLKGSDQNVTSGLNYKGRAMELSDLSEYNGHLLSPDDKTGMLYEIEDGKAIPWVFLNSGPGNTTKGMKAEWLTVKDGLLYVGGHGTEYRNKTGAVVSEDSMWIKTITKTGEVKSENWKDIYTNMRNKAGYREPGYLTHEAVQWSEIRKKWYFLPRKASTTIYNEKQDETKGAHILIEADPKLTEFKVIYVKNPKGSRKDHPERGFSAFDFIPNTDDKLIVAIKSKEVTDSSPESYITVFNVDGQVLLPDQMLDENLKFEGIYFV; from the exons ATGAAGGTCCTAGCCTGGTATATCACG ATCTTCCTGATCTGCGGATGCTCTGCGCGAAACG TGGCACAAGATCGTAGCAAACCTGGTAAAAACAAG ATCATTCCTAGATCTATCACAAAGACAGCACACAGCAATGGTTCAATTACTTACAACCTGCTTGCAATCACTGACATggatgaagaaggaagagaggCAAAGGATAAATATAATTGGCGCGCTGTAACTAGGAAGGGAACACTTACTATAagtaaagacaaaaaaacGGTGACCGTGGAATGGTTGAAGGGTTCTGATCAGAATGTCACTTC GGGACTGAATTACAAAGGAAGGGCAATGGAGTTGTCAGATCTCTCAGAATACAACGGACACCTCCTCTCACCTGATGATAAGACCGGAATGTTGTACGAAATTGAAGATGGGAAG GCAATTCCATGGGTTTTCCTTAACTCTGGACCAGGAAACACAACTAAAGGAATGAAGGCAGAGTGGTTAACTGTAAAGGATGGTTTGCTGTATGTAGGAGGTCACGGTACT GAATACAGAAACAAGACCGGAGCTGTAGTGAGCGAAGATTCAATGTGGATTAAGACCATCACAAAAACCGGAGAG GTAAAAAGCGAGAACTGGAAGGATATTTATACGAACATGCGCAATAAAGCTGGGTACCGTGAACCCGGTTACTTGACGCATGAGGCAGTGCAATGGTCAGAGATTCGAAAGAAGTGGTATTTCCTACCTAGAAAAGCCTCAACAACAATCTACAATGAGAAACAAGACGAGACGAA GGGTGCTCACATACTAATCGAAGCTGATCCCAAACTAACCGAGTTCAAGGTGATTTACGTTAAAAATCCCAAAGGTAGTCGCAAGGATCATCCAGAAAGAGGCTTCTCTGCCTTCGACTTCATTCCAAATACTGATGATAAACTGATTGTTGCAATTAAATCAAAGGAAGTGACGGATAGTTCTCCTGAGAGCTACATTACCGTGTTCAACGTCGATGGTCAGGTATTGCTCCCTGACCAGATGCTCGATGAAAATCTTAAGTTCGAAGGAATATACTTTGTgtga
- a CDS encoding hypothetical protein (NECATOR_CHRIV.G16870.T1) codes for MVYHNEDLYAEIVEVYRRMTRERYQHLAPPSKVAKINRLRFLGHILRRSVAHPVQRVLRNLPCSSWKKPPDRKRMFWTEVVKEELWTLGVDKQFGRHVRFRRIWNRDEWSDSVQFRKKRRKKKLEEDRQG; via the coding sequence ATGGTATACCATAATGAAGACCTTTACGCAGAGATTGTTGaagtataccggcggatgacacgtgaaagatatcaacatcttgccccgccatcgaaagtggctaaaataaatcgtcttcgcttccttggtcatatattaaggagatcGGTAGCTCACCCTGTTCAACGAGTACTGAGGAACTTGCCGTGTTCGAGCTGGAAAAAGCCACCTGACCGAAAACGGatgttctggactgaggtggtgaaagaggaactgtggacactcggcgtggataagCAGTTCGGGCGACatgtaaggtttcgcagaatatggaatagagACGAATGGAGTGATTCTGTGCAATttcgaaagaagagaagaaagaagaagctcGAAGAAGATCGACAAGGTTga